Proteins found in one Vagococcus carniphilus genomic segment:
- the gatB gene encoding Asp-tRNA(Asn)/Glu-tRNA(Gln) amidotransferase subunit GatB has translation MNFETVIGLEVHVELKTDSKIFSSSAAHFGADPNTNTNVVDFSMPGVLPVMNKRALEYGMRAALALNCTISQSTHFDRKNYFYPDNPKAYQISQGDEPIGHDGWIEIEVEGKKKKIGIERVHLEEDAGKNIHGTDGYSYVDLNRQGTPLIEIVSEADMRSPEEAYAYLEAIRSIIQFSGVSDVKMEEGSMRCDANISLRPYGQEEFGTKAELKNLNSLSNVKMGLIHEEKRQAKVLLSGGEILQETRRYDETTKSTILMRVKEGMSDYRYFPEPDVPHLEISDEWVEEVRQSIPELPAARRVRYVEELGLPEYDAMVLTLSRDMSDFFNATLEEGADAKQASNWLMGEVSAYLNSEKMELLETKLTPNNLAGMINLIADGTISSKIAKKVFKELIENGGDAKEVVEAKGLVQLSDPAQLLPVINEILDNNEQSIEDFKNGKGRAVGFLVGQIMKATKGKANPGVVNKLLNEELSKR, from the coding sequence ATGAATTTTGAAACAGTTATCGGATTAGAGGTTCACGTAGAGTTAAAAACTGACTCTAAGATCTTCTCATCTTCTGCAGCTCACTTTGGTGCAGATCCTAATACGAATACAAACGTTGTCGATTTTAGTATGCCAGGTGTTTTACCTGTTATGAATAAAAGAGCTTTAGAATATGGGATGAGAGCAGCGTTAGCTTTAAATTGTACTATTTCTCAATCAACTCATTTTGATCGTAAGAACTATTTCTATCCTGATAATCCAAAAGCTTATCAAATCTCTCAAGGAGATGAGCCAATTGGACATGATGGTTGGATTGAAATAGAAGTTGAAGGTAAAAAGAAAAAAATCGGTATTGAACGTGTCCATTTAGAAGAGGATGCAGGTAAAAATATCCATGGAACAGATGGCTATTCTTATGTGGATTTAAACCGTCAAGGAACACCTTTAATCGAAATTGTATCAGAAGCTGATATGCGCTCACCTGAAGAAGCTTATGCTTATTTAGAGGCGATTCGTTCAATTATTCAATTCTCAGGTGTTAGTGATGTGAAAATGGAAGAAGGTTCAATGCGTTGTGACGCTAACATTTCACTTCGCCCATATGGCCAAGAAGAATTTGGGACAAAAGCAGAACTTAAAAACTTAAACTCATTAAGTAACGTAAAAATGGGTCTAATCCATGAAGAAAAACGTCAAGCTAAAGTTTTACTTTCAGGTGGCGAAATCTTACAAGAAACAAGAAGATATGATGAAACAACAAAATCAACTATTCTAATGCGTGTTAAAGAAGGCATGAGTGATTACCGTTACTTCCCAGAACCAGATGTGCCTCATTTAGAAATTTCAGATGAGTGGGTAGAAGAGGTACGTCAAAGTATTCCTGAATTACCAGCAGCTCGTCGTGTGCGTTACGTTGAAGAGTTAGGTTTACCTGAATATGATGCGATGGTACTTACTTTATCAAGAGATATGTCAGACTTCTTCAATGCAACCCTAGAAGAAGGCGCTGATGCTAAACAAGCTTCAAACTGGTTAATGGGTGAAGTTTCAGCTTATTTAAACAGTGAAAAAATGGAGTTATTAGAAACTAAATTAACACCAAACAACTTAGCAGGTATGATTAATTTAATTGCAGATGGAACAATCAGTTCTAAGATTGCTAAAAAAGTGTTTAAAGAGTTAATTGAAAACGGTGGAGATGCAAAAGAAGTGGTTGAAGCAAAAGGTTTGGTTCAATTATCAGATCCAGCACAACTATTACCAGTTATTAACGAAATTCTTGATAACAATGAGCAATCTATTGAAGACTTTAAAAATGGTAAAGGAAGAGCCGTTGGTTTCTTAGTTGGTCAAATTATGAAAGCGACAAAAGGTAAGGCAAACCCAGGGGTTGTTAATAAACTATTGAACGAAGAATTATCAAAACGATAA
- a CDS encoding NAD(P)-dependent oxidoreductase codes for MKIAVIGANGKSGQLIVDELINRKIDTTAVVRQTNKTKAEKVIQKDIFDLTKEDLNGFDVVIDAFGVWEEDKLSQHVTTLQHLADKLSGEKTRLLVVGGAGSLYMDSDHDKQLMDTEGFPDMFKPLASNMKQGLDDIRKRKDVLWTYVSPAADFQAEGVRTGEYLLGGEEFTLNQSGVSQISYADYAIAMVDEALNGNHIQKRISVNSK; via the coding sequence ATGAAAATAGCGGTTATTGGAGCAAATGGTAAATCAGGTCAATTAATTGTGGATGAATTAATCAACAGAAAAATTGACACAACAGCGGTTGTAAGACAAACGAATAAAACAAAGGCTGAAAAAGTTATTCAAAAAGATATTTTTGATTTAACGAAAGAAGACTTAAACGGTTTTGATGTTGTTATTGATGCTTTTGGTGTCTGGGAAGAAGATAAACTATCTCAACATGTAACAACATTACAACATTTAGCGGATAAACTATCAGGTGAAAAAACTCGTTTGTTAGTAGTAGGTGGAGCAGGAAGTTTATATATGGACTCTGATCATGATAAACAGTTAATGGATACGGAAGGATTCCCAGACATGTTTAAACCATTAGCTTCAAACATGAAACAAGGACTAGATGACATTAGAAAAAGAAAGGATGTATTATGGACTTACGTTAGCCCAGCTGCTGATTTTCAAGCTGAGGGAGTTAGAACTGGAGAATATTTGTTAGGCGGAGAAGAGTTCACGTTGAATCAGTCAGGTGTCAGTCAAATTAGTTATGCTGACTATGCCATTGCGATGGTTGATGAAGCTTTAAATGGTAATCATATTCAAAAACGAATTTCAGTTAATTCAAAATAA
- a CDS encoding diacylglycerol kinase yields the protein MKARLIYNPTSGKELLKKNLADILNVMEQAGYESSAYATTPEPFSAKKEAERCGLADFDLIVAAGGDGTINEVINGIAPLENRPKLAIIPGGTTNDFARALHIPRDNVVSAAEVILKNQTIKSDIGKANDTYFMNIGAGGYLTELTYEVPSQLKSVFGYLAYLVKGAEMLPRVKPIDMKLEYDDGVYEGKASMFFLGLTNSIGGFEQIAPDAQLDDGKFSLIIVKTANVIEIMHLVAMMINGGKHINDNRLIYTKTSKLYAEPKDKDFRMMINLDGEYGGDAPMTFENLKQHIEIFANLDDIPDSAVSGDMEEATDQFVKEVEQLTNEDIDGDGQVSGND from the coding sequence ATGAAGGCACGACTAATTTATAATCCAACATCGGGTAAAGAATTACTTAAAAAAAATTTGGCAGACATTTTGAATGTGATGGAGCAAGCTGGCTATGAGTCCAGTGCTTATGCAACAACACCAGAACCTTTTTCAGCAAAAAAAGAAGCAGAACGCTGTGGTTTAGCTGATTTTGATTTAATTGTGGCAGCAGGAGGAGACGGTACCATTAATGAGGTTATTAATGGTATCGCTCCACTTGAAAACCGTCCAAAATTAGCTATCATTCCTGGAGGAACAACCAATGATTTTGCAAGAGCACTCCATATCCCAAGAGATAATGTAGTGAGTGCAGCAGAAGTAATCCTTAAAAATCAAACGATTAAATCAGATATTGGAAAAGCAAACGATACTTATTTTATGAATATTGGAGCAGGAGGATACTTAACAGAATTAACTTACGAAGTCCCTTCTCAGTTAAAAAGTGTGTTTGGTTACTTAGCTTATTTAGTTAAGGGCGCTGAAATGTTGCCACGAGTAAAACCAATTGATATGAAATTAGAGTATGATGACGGGGTTTATGAAGGAAAAGCATCTATGTTTTTCTTAGGTTTAACTAATTCGATTGGTGGATTCGAACAAATTGCACCTGATGCTCAATTAGATGATGGTAAGTTTTCATTAATAATTGTTAAAACAGCGAATGTAATTGAAATTATGCATTTAGTTGCTATGATGATTAATGGTGGAAAACATATCAATGATAACCGTTTAATCTATACAAAAACATCAAAACTTTATGCGGAACCAAAAGATAAAGATTTTAGAATGATGATCAATTTAGATGGTGAATACGGCGGAGATGCTCCAATGACATTCGAAAATCTAAAACAACATATTGAAATTTTTGCTAATCTAGATGATATTCCTGATTCAGCTGTTTCAGGGGACATGGAAGAAGCAACAGATCAATTTGTGAAAGAAGTAGAGCAATTAACAAACGAAGACATTGATGGTGACGGTCAAGTATCTGGGAACGATTAA
- the ligA gene encoding NAD-dependent DNA ligase LigA, protein MDKNQAKIEIAALNETLTQWAHSYYVKDMPSVEDSEYDKVYHQLVELESAFPELVTSDSITQRIGGEILKGFNKVEHAIPMMSLNNAFNKGDLLEFDKRIKKLTSIPIEYMVELKIDGLAINLRYEDGLFVQGATRGDGTIGEDITKNLKTVQSIPLKLSEPLTIDVRGECYMPKKSFIQLNESREASGENIFANPRNAAAGSLRQLDSKITAKRNLSTFIYTIADTDNFAANTQSDSLNVLDELGLKTNTERKLCDSIEEVWEYIETFLDKRTELDYEIDGIVIKVNDFSAQQEIGFTVKAPRWAIAYKFPAEEAETIIRDIEWTVGRTGVVTPTAVMDPVRLAGTTVSRASLHNVDLIEEKDIRLLDSVMIHKAGDIIPEVTRVLVDKRGADSVPYVFPTHCPTCGSELERIESEVALRCMNPMCPALIKEGLNHFVSRNAMNIDGLGPRVLEQMYDKGIIKNVADLYFVTEEELLTLDKIKEKSANNILTAIQNSKDNSLEKLLFGLGIHHVGAKAAKLIAEKFKELDHIITAEKEEISSIDTIGPVIADSIEKYFANDEVHELIAELKRANLNLTYLGKTSEDLSAIDSPFKDKTVVLTGKLTHFNRNEAKERIEALGGKVTGSVSKKTDIVVAGEEAGSKLEKALKLEVAVWNEEQMVSAIENSTKVE, encoded by the coding sequence TTGGATAAAAATCAAGCAAAGATAGAAATAGCAGCTTTGAATGAAACGTTGACTCAGTGGGCACATAGTTATTATGTAAAAGATATGCCAAGTGTAGAAGATTCAGAATATGATAAAGTGTACCATCAATTAGTTGAGTTAGAATCAGCTTTTCCAGAGTTAGTAACGTCTGATTCTATTACACAACGAATTGGTGGAGAAATCTTAAAAGGATTTAATAAAGTTGAACATGCTATTCCAATGATGAGTTTAAATAACGCTTTTAATAAAGGCGATTTGTTAGAGTTTGATAAACGAATTAAAAAATTAACAAGTATTCCAATTGAATACATGGTTGAATTAAAAATTGACGGATTAGCCATTAATTTGCGATATGAAGATGGGTTATTTGTTCAGGGAGCAACTAGAGGAGATGGGACAATTGGCGAGGATATTACTAAAAATTTAAAAACTGTTCAATCAATTCCATTGAAATTATCAGAACCTTTAACAATAGATGTTCGTGGTGAATGTTACATGCCTAAAAAATCATTCATTCAACTAAATGAATCTCGTGAAGCAAGTGGTGAAAATATTTTTGCTAACCCAAGAAATGCAGCCGCAGGAAGCTTACGCCAGTTAGACTCAAAAATTACGGCAAAGAGAAACTTAAGTACGTTTATTTATACAATTGCTGACACGGATAATTTTGCTGCTAACACGCAAAGCGATTCTCTTAATGTATTAGATGAATTAGGACTTAAAACTAACACTGAACGCAAATTATGCGATTCTATTGAAGAAGTTTGGGAATACATTGAAACATTCCTAGATAAAAGAACTGAGTTAGATTATGAAATTGATGGTATTGTGATTAAAGTAAACGACTTTTCAGCACAACAAGAGATTGGTTTCACTGTAAAAGCTCCTAGATGGGCAATTGCTTATAAGTTTCCGGCAGAAGAAGCTGAAACGATTATTCGAGATATTGAATGGACAGTTGGTAGAACAGGTGTTGTTACACCAACTGCAGTGATGGATCCAGTTAGATTGGCTGGGACAACTGTTTCAAGAGCAAGTCTTCATAATGTAGATTTAATTGAAGAAAAAGATATTCGTTTACTAGATTCTGTGATGATTCATAAAGCAGGAGATATCATTCCAGAGGTAACCAGAGTTTTAGTGGATAAAAGAGGCGCAGATAGTGTTCCTTACGTCTTTCCAACTCATTGTCCAACATGTGGCTCTGAGCTTGAGAGAATTGAATCTGAAGTTGCTTTAAGATGTATGAATCCGATGTGCCCTGCCTTAATTAAAGAAGGTCTTAATCACTTTGTTTCCAGAAATGCGATGAATATTGATGGATTAGGCCCTCGCGTGCTAGAGCAGATGTATGACAAAGGAATTATTAAAAACGTTGCTGACTTGTATTTTGTTACAGAGGAAGAATTACTGACTCTTGATAAAATTAAAGAAAAATCAGCTAATAATATCTTAACGGCTATTCAAAATAGCAAAGATAATTCATTGGAAAAATTATTATTTGGTTTAGGCATTCATCACGTTGGTGCTAAGGCAGCTAAATTGATTGCGGAAAAATTCAAAGAGTTAGATCACATCATAACAGCTGAAAAAGAAGAAATTAGTAGTATTGATACGATTGGCCCTGTTATTGCTGATAGTATTGAGAAGTATTTTGCTAATGATGAAGTTCATGAATTAATCGCAGAATTAAAACGTGCCAATTTAAACTTAACTTATCTAGGTAAAACGTCAGAAGACTTATCAGCAATTGATTCGCCATTTAAAGATAAGACAGTGGTTTTAACTGGAAAACTAACTCACTTTAACCGAAATGAAGCAAAAGAAAGAATTGAAGCTTTAGGTGGAAAAGTGACAGGAAGTGTTTCTAAAAAAACAGACATTGTTGTAGCAGGTGAAGAGGCTGGAAGTAAGTTAGAAAAAGCGTTAAAATTAGAAGTTGCTGTATGGAATGAAGAACAAATGGTATCAGCCATTGAAAATAGTACAAAAGTTGAATAG
- the gatC gene encoding Asp-tRNA(Asn)/Glu-tRNA(Gln) amidotransferase subunit GatC — protein sequence MAISKEEVNRVANLSKLSFDDSELEMFTKQMGNIIEMVEELENVDTTGVAFTSSVAAEITVLREDVVIQGETRDELMKNVPESKDGFIKVPAIMDNGEAGA from the coding sequence ATGGCGATATCTAAAGAAGAAGTAAACCGCGTTGCAAACCTTTCAAAATTGTCATTTGATGATAGTGAATTAGAAATGTTCACTAAACAAATGGGAAATATTATTGAGATGGTAGAAGAATTGGAAAATGTTGATACAACAGGTGTTGCTTTTACATCTAGCGTAGCAGCTGAAATCACTGTTTTACGTGAAGACGTTGTAATTCAAGGTGAAACAAGAGATGAATTAATGAAAAATGTTCCAGAATCTAAAGATGGCTTTATTAAAGTTCCTGCGATTATGGATAATGGGGAGGCAGGAGCATAA
- a CDS encoding winged helix-turn-helix transcriptional regulator has translation MTVETTDLFGVCPYFTTQKILAGKWAILILHHLDGQTLRFKELERRLSPITQATLTKQLRSLEENNLINRKVYNQVPPKVEYSLSELGESFKPVLDSIEIWGEKYIETLDTKKD, from the coding sequence ATGACAGTAGAAACAACTGATTTATTTGGTGTTTGTCCCTATTTCACCACACAAAAAATTCTTGCAGGTAAATGGGCTATTCTAATTTTACACCACTTAGATGGACAAACTCTTCGTTTTAAAGAATTAGAAAGAAGACTTTCTCCAATTACACAAGCCACACTTACAAAGCAATTAAGAAGTCTTGAAGAGAATAATCTAATTAATCGAAAAGTATATAATCAAGTACCTCCAAAAGTTGAATATTCTTTAAGTGAGCTAGGGGAATCTTTTAAACCTGTGCTAGATAGCATCGAGATATGGGGAGAAAAATATATTGAAACGTTAGATACTAAAAAGGATTAA
- the gatA gene encoding Asp-tRNA(Asn)/Glu-tRNA(Gln) amidotransferase subunit GatA, whose amino-acid sequence MTELYELSLKELSTKIQGKEVSVEEVVKDSFNRIKDTESQIDAFITLNEEKSLEIAKELDEKGPNSDKPLAGVPIGIKDNIVTKDLLTTAASKMLYNFNPPYDATVMTKVYDAGMIPVGKLNMDEFAMGSSTETSYFKKTKNAWSDKKVPGGSSGGSAASVAAGQIPVSLGSDTGGSIRQPASYNGIVGLKPTYGRISRYGLIAFASSLDQIGPMTRTVEDNAMVLGALSGHDVHDSTSAKRDVPDFTSLIGKDIKGMKIGVPKEFMGEGVDPAVRASIEESIETFRKLGATVEEVSLPHSKYGVQVYYIIASSEASSNLQRFDGIRYGYRSEDITNLEDVYVKSRSEGFGDEVKRRIMLGTFSLSSGFYDAHFKKAGQVRTLIIEDFKKVFSEYDLILGPVSPTIAHDFGTDQDNPVTAYMRDVLTIPVNLAGLPGMSLPCGFSEGMPIGLQLIGNYFEEEKMYQAAHAFESATEFHKMKPVILGGNA is encoded by the coding sequence ATGACTGAATTATATGAATTAAGCCTGAAAGAATTATCAACAAAAATTCAAGGGAAAGAAGTTTCTGTAGAAGAAGTTGTTAAAGACTCATTCAATAGAATTAAAGATACTGAAAGCCAAATTGATGCTTTCATTACATTAAATGAAGAAAAATCTTTAGAAATTGCTAAAGAATTAGATGAAAAAGGTCCAAATAGTGATAAACCATTAGCTGGTGTGCCAATTGGTATTAAAGATAATATCGTAACGAAAGATTTACTAACAACAGCTGCTAGTAAAATGTTATACAACTTTAACCCACCATATGATGCAACAGTTATGACAAAGGTTTATGATGCTGGCATGATTCCAGTTGGTAAATTAAACATGGATGAATTTGCAATGGGTTCATCAACTGAAACATCTTATTTCAAGAAAACTAAAAATGCATGGAGTGACAAAAAAGTTCCTGGAGGTTCTTCAGGTGGTTCAGCAGCCAGTGTTGCAGCTGGTCAAATTCCAGTCTCTTTAGGTAGTGATACAGGTGGAAGTATTCGCCAACCAGCATCATACAACGGGATTGTTGGACTAAAACCAACTTATGGCCGTATTTCTCGTTATGGTTTAATTGCTTTTGCTTCAAGTCTTGATCAAATTGGTCCAATGACTCGAACAGTAGAAGATAATGCAATGGTTTTAGGTGCTCTTAGTGGTCATGATGTTCATGATAGTACAAGTGCTAAAAGAGACGTACCTGACTTTACTTCTTTAATTGGAAAAGATATTAAAGGCATGAAAATTGGTGTACCAAAAGAATTTATGGGTGAAGGAGTAGACCCAGCAGTTCGCGCTTCTATTGAAGAATCTATTGAGACATTCCGTAAGTTAGGCGCTACTGTAGAAGAAGTTAGTTTGCCTCATTCAAAATATGGCGTACAAGTTTACTATATTATTGCCTCATCAGAAGCATCATCAAACTTACAACGTTTTGATGGTATTCGTTATGGCTATCGTTCAGAAGATATTACAAACTTAGAAGATGTTTATGTTAAATCTCGTTCAGAAGGATTTGGTGACGAAGTTAAACGTCGTATCATGTTAGGAACATTCTCATTAAGTTCAGGTTTCTATGATGCCCACTTTAAAAAAGCTGGACAAGTTAGGACGTTGATTATTGAAGATTTCAAAAAAGTATTCTCTGAATATGATTTAATCTTAGGACCTGTTTCTCCAACAATCGCTCATGATTTTGGAACAGACCAAGACAACCCAGTTACAGCATACATGAGAGATGTTTTAACAATTCCTGTTAACTTAGCTGGTCTTCCAGGAATGAGTTTACCATGTGGTTTTTCAGAAGGAATGCCAATTGGGCTACAATTAATTGGTAACTATTTTGAAGAAGAAAAAATGTATCAAGCAGCACATGCTTTTGAGAGTGCAACAGAGTTTCATAAAATGAAACCAGTTATTTTAGGAGGTAATGCTTAA
- the rlmD gene encoding 23S rRNA (uracil(1939)-C(5))-methyltransferase RlmD, translated as MTKNKRDLPVVKNDKVWVVIEDLTHDGRGVGKVDYYPIFIENAIPGEEVEVRVLKTTKKFAYGKVLQWKTKSENRVDDVESDWIRTGIAPLHHMTYEAQLAFKHDQVAKVVNRIGGFEALEVKETKGMENPSKYRNKAQIPVRKINDRLEFGFFRRNSHDLVPIEDFYIQEPEIDEALIAIKPILERFNVKPYDEANQSGNLKNVVIRKGHYSNQLMIVLVTKKKKVFKIGEICKAIVEVLPNVTSIIQSIHTENNNVILGKEFVRLYGNEFIEDDLLGNTYQISAKSFYQVNTVQAEKLYQEAIDRADLKATDIVIDAYCGIGTIGLSLAKQVKKVYGVEVVEDAINDAKKNAEINNIENVDFEVGKAEVIFNKWLDEEIKPNVIIVDPPRKGLSESFIEASVKMEAEKIIYISCDPATFARDLKLYSDLGYQPDYVQPVDMFPQTSHIECVTVLSR; from the coding sequence ATGACAAAGAATAAAAGAGATTTACCAGTAGTAAAGAATGATAAAGTATGGGTAGTTATTGAAGACTTAACTCATGATGGACGTGGTGTTGGGAAAGTAGATTATTATCCAATTTTTATTGAAAATGCTATTCCAGGTGAAGAGGTTGAAGTGAGAGTTTTAAAAACAACGAAAAAATTTGCTTACGGTAAAGTACTACAATGGAAAACTAAAAGTGAAAATCGAGTGGATGATGTTGAATCAGATTGGATAAGAACAGGTATTGCACCTTTACATCACATGACTTATGAAGCTCAATTAGCTTTTAAACATGATCAAGTGGCAAAAGTTGTTAATCGTATTGGTGGATTTGAAGCCTTAGAAGTTAAAGAAACTAAAGGAATGGAGAATCCATCTAAGTATCGTAATAAAGCCCAAATCCCAGTTAGAAAAATCAATGATCGCCTTGAATTTGGTTTCTTTAGAAGAAATAGTCATGACTTAGTTCCAATAGAAGATTTTTACATTCAAGAACCTGAAATTGACGAAGCATTAATTGCGATTAAACCAATTTTAGAACGTTTCAATGTTAAACCTTATGATGAAGCTAATCAATCTGGTAACTTAAAAAATGTCGTGATCAGAAAAGGACATTATTCAAATCAGTTAATGATTGTACTTGTGACTAAAAAGAAAAAAGTCTTTAAGATTGGTGAAATCTGTAAAGCGATTGTTGAAGTTCTGCCTAACGTCACATCAATTATTCAAAGTATTCATACAGAAAATAATAATGTTATTTTAGGAAAAGAATTTGTAAGACTTTATGGAAATGAATTTATTGAAGATGACTTATTAGGTAATACTTATCAAATTTCGGCTAAATCTTTCTATCAAGTTAATACTGTACAAGCTGAAAAGTTATATCAAGAAGCAATTGATCGTGCTGATTTGAAAGCAACAGATATCGTAATTGATGCTTACTGTGGTATCGGAACAATTGGTTTATCTTTAGCGAAACAAGTGAAAAAGGTTTACGGCGTTGAAGTTGTCGAAGATGCTATCAATGATGCGAAGAAAAATGCTGAAATCAACAATATTGAAAATGTCGATTTTGAGGTAGGAAAAGCTGAAGTTATTTTTAACAAATGGTTAGACGAAGAAATTAAACCAAATGTTATTATTGTTGATCCACCGAGAAAAGGTTTATCTGAGAGCTTTATTGAAGCAAGTGTCAAGATGGAAGCTGAAAAAATTATTTATATTTCATGTGATCCTGCTACTTTTGCAAGAGATTTGAAATTATACAGTGATTTAGGCTATCAACCAGATTACGTTCAACCAGTTGATATGTTCCCACAAACATCTCACATCGAGTGTGTGACTGTTTTAAGTCGTTAA